The DNA segment CGGTGAAGGGGCCGTCGGCCAGGTGGAGGGCGGAGAAGCGGGGGCTCTCCATGCGAAACTCGCCGTGGGCCGCCACGTGCAACAGCCGGGCGCCAGGGTCTGCGAGGGCACCGGAGACGGCCCTGTCGCCCGTGAGAGGCCGGGTGCCCAGCAGACCGGCCACCTCCTCCGCCTCGGCATCGACCCCGGGGAGCAGCCCTCCGGGCGAGTGGGCGAGCACCAGAGCGTTGCGGGCCGGCGGCGACCGGTGGGCCGCATCCCGCTCGGCCTCGGTCACGTGCCGCCACAGGGCGACCGAGGGGGCCAGAACCGTCTCCTGGTGTTCCACCGCGTGGACTTCACCGTCGAAGAGCGCGGCGAAGGGGACGGTGTGGAGGAAGCCGTGCGGTACCACCAGCACCCGCTCGAGGCTGGCCAGGGTATCGCCGAAGGGCCGGTAGAGGTGGTCGTGAAGGCGTGCGAGCAGGGCCCGGGCGTTGGCGCCCAGGGCGGCCAGAGAGGCCGAGCCGGGCCGGCTCAGGGCCGGGCCGAGCTGCTGCACGGCCTGGGCGGTCGCCTCGGCGTTCAAGTAGAAGAGCGACAGGTTTCGGTGCACGGGCTCGGCGGAGCCCAGATCCAGCGCGAGGCGGAGCCCCCGCCGGTCCGAGAGGAAGCCGAGGATCCGGCTCCGGGTGACGAAGTACTCCAGGACGCCCTCGCCCCGGGCCAGGCGGAGCGGCCCGCCGGGGGCGTGCGAGATGCCCGCGGCCGGGTGCCGCGCGGCCCGGAGGAGCTCGAGCTCGTCGGAGAGGGCGACGATGCGGCTCTCCAGCTCCCGGCGCCGGTCGGCCGTGGCCAGGGAGGCGGGCGCGGCGCGCAGGCCCATGTCCTTCTGCTCGGCGTCGGGCAGGGGCAAGGCCGGGGCGCTCAGGCTGCGGTACGCCCGTTGTGCCTCGGCCAGGTCGCCGAGCAAGCGGGTCTCCCGGGGGTCCTCGGCGGGACCGTCCGTGTCGGGGGCGACCAGGAGGTCCACCAGGGTGCGGGCCTTGATGCGGTCCACCAAGCGGTGGGCGTCGCGGGGCCGCCCGCTGCCCCAACGCGCCTCCACCAGGTCCTGATAGGCGCTGGCCCGGCCATCGAGGAAGGTGGCGCGGAACGCTGGTTGGAGGGTCACCCGCAGGCGCTCGGCCAGACCGATGGCCCGGGTGAGATGCCGGGCGGCGCCGGCTCCATCCCCCTGGAGGAGCGCGAGGCGACCCCTCTGATGGGCGAGCCGGAAGGTGAGGCCGGGCAAGCTCTCCCGCCGGGCGACGCGCCCGGCTCGAAGCAGCAGAGGTCGCACCTCTTCCTCGACGTGCACGTCCGGAACGCTCCCGGCGCGGCCCAAGAGCGCCTCAGCCCTGGCCAGGTCCGCCTGGGCCGCCGACGCGGCCATCTTGGTCTGGGCAAAGACACGCCCGGCGCTGGCC comes from the Limnochorda pilosa genome and includes:
- a CDS encoding CHAT domain-containing protein; amino-acid sequence: MLPHRDSIGPDEAAALEEEVKRLLRTDLSRALERSEAFLARAAEPGEARARALRARGNTLRAAGRPEEALSMLDQALSEFERAGDRVGWASTQTARIPALCQVGRHAEALEAGQAGLEVLQALGRHANASRLLSNMAGIHYYLGRPAKALTCYDRSAELARLAPPDPAADARRNHSRAVVLQQLGRFAESLEAARQAGAFFASEGLHVSTARSLMVQGAALLQLGRYGESLVALGRSRAIFAEHSMPRDVLVCELFLSACYLELGRLEETAARAESAARLVSQDQAPFEVACAHTYRGVALGRLGEVEAARAALREAGRWFAEHGYASWAAYTDLEQAELALRAGAWAEAEASAASAGRVFAQTKMAASAAQADLARAEALLGRAGSVPDVHVEEEVRPLLLRAGRVARRESLPGLTFRLAHQRGRLALLQGDGAGAARHLTRAIGLAERLRVTLQPAFRATFLDGRASAYQDLVEARWGSGRPRDAHRLVDRIKARTLVDLLVAPDTDGPAEDPRETRLLGDLAEAQRAYRSLSAPALPLPDAEQKDMGLRAAPASLATADRRRELESRIVALSDELELLRAARHPAAGISHAPGGPLRLARGEGVLEYFVTRSRILGFLSDRRGLRLALDLGSAEPVHRNLSLFYLNAEATAQAVQQLGPALSRPGSASLAALGANARALLARLHDHLYRPFGDTLASLERVLVVPHGFLHTVPFAALFDGEVHAVEHQETVLAPSVALWRHVTEAERDAAHRSPPARNALVLAHSPGGLLPGVDAEAEEVAGLLGTRPLTGDRAVSGALADPGARLLHVAAHGEFRMESPRFSALHLADGPFTARDAAQLRLHASLAVLSSCQSGAGHVTQADELAGLAAGFLMGGCRSLVVSRWRISDAATVPFMRAFYAALLDGATKAGALRSAQNQMLRSRWSHPFFWAAFGLVGAAGPL